The following are encoded together in the Rana temporaria chromosome 12, aRanTem1.1, whole genome shotgun sequence genome:
- the LOC120919092 gene encoding keratin, type I cytoskeletal 19-like, whose amino-acid sequence MNQTVKQVHSGSTQGKKQISIHNNTAHQKGSAVSYHGGHYQAKHGGHVRAPSVHGGHYQAQHGGHVRAPSVHGGSGGKGISISRHFSHGHSFGSVHGYSHGNHFTHQSAHGVFKNDSLLCFNEKETMQLLNNRMATYMEKVCSLEQTNGNLERNIREWFEKNEPDGLPDCTKYYRTIQELQNQIPVAYKQNAKVFLDMDNAKLTADDLRNKYELENNLRNCVETDVKGLHRVLERLNMEIDDLQMQVCSLQEELQDLKKTHEEEVNCLRTHLGARVSVEVNAAPCKDLNKTLSEIRQEYEMLMERNLNEVEDIFLTRSEELNRDMVFGAELLQSVSSDLIELKRSLQTLEIELQSQLSVKSALEDSLAETEATYQSQLAQIQCLINNLESELGQIRFDLEKQKTAYKILMDQKSHLEMEIATYKHLIEGHEIHAPVRNNNTDTHHAVKVQITTAQVHQAKC is encoded by the exons ATGAACCAAACTGTCAAGCAAGTTCACTCTGGATCCAcccaaggaaaaaaacaaatatcCATTCACAACAATACTGCCCATCAAAAGGGATCTGCTGTTTCCTACCATGGAGGTCATTATCAAGCCAAGCATGGAGGACACGTTAGAGCTCCCAGTGTCCATGGAGGTCATTATCAAGCCCAGCATGGAGGACATGTTAGAGCTCCCAGTGTCCATGGTGGATCTGGTGGAAAAGGCATAAGCATCTCTAGACATTTCTCTCATGGCCACAGCTTTGGATCTGTTCATGGTTACAGTCATGGAAATCACTTCACGCACCAAAGTGCTCATGGTGTTTTCAAGAATGATAGTCTTTTGTGCTTTAATGAGAAGGAGACAATGCAGCTACTGAATAACCGAATGGCCACATACATGGAAAAAGTGTGCTCCTTGGAACAAACAAATGGTAATTTGGAGAGAAATATTAGAGAATGGTTTGAGAAGAATGAGCCCGATGGTCTACCAGACTGCACCAAGTACTACAGGACCATTCAGGAGCTTCAGAATCAG ATTCCTGTAGCCTATAAACAAAATGCAAAAGTGTTTTTGGACATGGACAATGCCAAACTGACAGCAGATGACTTAAGGAACAA ATATGAATTGGAGAATAATCTGAGAAATTGTGTTGAGACTGATGTCAAGGGTCTCCACAGAGTTCTAGAGAGACTGAACATGGAGATAGATGATCTTCAAATGCAGGTCTGCAGCCTTCAAGAGGAGCTCCAAGACCTGAAGAAGACCCATGAAGAG GAGGTCAACTGTCTGCGCACCCATTTGGGTGCTAGAGTCAGCGTAGAAGTCAATGCTGCTCCATGTAAAGATTTGAACAAAACCTTGTCTGAGATTCGACAGGAGTATGAAATGCTAATGGAGAGAAACCTCAACGAGGTTGAGGATATCTTCCTTACAAGG AGTGAAGAACTGAACCGTGATATGGTGTTCGGAGCTGAACTATTGCAGTCAGTTTCTAGTGACCTTATTGAGTTGAAACGCAGCCTGCAAACACTGGAAATTGAGCTTCAAAGCCAATTAAGTGTG aaatcagCTCTAGAGGACTCATTGGCCGAAACAGAAGCCACTTACCAATCTCAACTAGCCCAAATACAATGTCTGATCAACAACCTGGAGTCAGAGCTGGGACAAATACGATTCGACCTGGAAAAGCAAAAGACCGCTTATAAAATACTCATGGACCAGAAGAGCCACTTGGAGATGGAGATTGCCACATATAAACATCTTATAGAAGGACATGAAATCCA TGCTCCTGTTCGTAACAACAATACTG aTACTCACCATGCTGTAAAAGTTCAGATCACCACAGCACAAGTTCACCAGGCCAAGTGTTAA